The following nucleotide sequence is from Alkalihalobacillus sp. LMS39.
AAGAGTTGCGACCTACTCCGGAGCTTTCTTTTGCTGTGCGCCATCTACAAGCATATGCAGGTATCGTTATTACAGCAAGCCATAATCCGCCTGAATACAATGGTTTTAAAGTGTATGGTCCAGATGGATGTCAGTTGCCACCAGGACCAGCGGATGCTTTAGTGGAAAAAGTAAATGAAGTAGAAGATGAGTTAGCGATTGAAGTAGGAAATGAAAATGAATTAAAAGCATCACAGCTATTAAAAGTTATCGGTGAAGAAGTGGATTTTGCTTATAATACAGAATTACAAACGATCATTGTCAACCCGGAATTGGTTCAAGAAAATGGAAAAGATGTTTCGATTGTTTTCACACCACTTCATGGAACGGCGAATATCCCAGTCAAGCGGATTTTTGAAACAACAGGGTTCACAAATGTAGAGATTGTGAAAGAACAAGAACTACCGGATCCTAATTTTTCAACGGTATCCTCACCTAATCCAGAAGAACATGCAGCGTTTGCCCTTGCTATTCAACTTGGAAAGCGAACTCAAGCTGATGTTTTAATCGCAACCGATCCTGATGCAGACAGAGTCGGTGTGGCGACGAAAAATCATGACGGTGAATATCAAGTGCTAACAGGGAACCAAACAGGAGCACTCATGCTTGACTATATTCTCTCTCAAAAGAAAGAACAAGGAGTTCTTCCTTCAAATGGAGTCGTCTTAAAGACAATCGTTACATCTGATATTGGCCGTTCGATTGCCCAACATTATGGGATAGAGTGCGTGGATACGTTGACAGGCTTTAAATTTATCGGTGAAAAAATAAATGAGTACAAGGTTGAGAATAGCAAAACTTTCTTATTTGGCTATGAAGAAAGCTATGGTTACCTCATTGGTGATTTTGTTCGTGATAAAGATGCTGTTCAAGCGTGTTTAATGGCAGCTGAAATAACCGCGTATTATAAGCAACGTGGTATGACTTTATATGATGGTTTGCTTGAAGTGTTTGAAAAGTATGGATTTTATCAAGAAGGCTTACAATCGTTAACATTAAAAGGAAAAGCGGGTGTGGAAAAAATTCAGTCGATTTTAGCTCATTTCCGCTCAAATCCGATTACGTCTATTGCCGGACAAAAAGTAACGTTTGCAGAAGACTTTTTAAGCAGTGAGCGATTATATTTGGACACAAATCAAAAGGAAATAATCGATTTACCTGTTTCGAACGTATTAAAATATACATTAGTAGATGGTACATGGGTTTGTATGAGACCATCAGGAACAGAACCGAAAATTAAGTTTTACTTTAGTGTAAAACGAGATACATTAATTGAGAGCCAATCATGGCTTGAAACAGTCAAGCAAGAGTTAATGAAACAAGTCAATGAACTTCTTTAACTTGTAGATGCTTCAAGAATCCCCACAAAGGCGAAACAAAGCCTTTGTGGGGATTCCTTTTTTTTGAAAAAACATAGCTTATAAGTACTGTGAGTATCGCACGGCTGGCGATGATGGATTTTGTAGCCTTTTGTTGACTATATAGAACGTTTGAACCGAGTTGCTGAATATTGTGATAACACTGTTGACACGTTGTCCTATCCATACTAGTCTAAAGGCAAATCATAGAGTAAAGAAAAGTTGAGTTTCTAAAATGAGTTGGACTAGGAGAAAAATATGGAGAGTTTCGAAAGCGCTTTAGTATTAGCATGAAAACAAAATAAGGAGGAATTGGATGAAAAGAAATTTTGTTGGAGTACTCATGTGTTTGTTCTTTGGTTTTATTGCCATTACGATGGGTAGCGGAGCGGTGGCTAATACAAATGAAGTATCGGTAGGAAATGGAAGTTATTCAAGCGTTTTTCCGACAATTGATTACGGTGGAATTTCTGATCCTGGTTTTCAAGCGCAACAAGGAGAACCCCCAGAAACAATTTATCGCTCGGAGCATGTGACTGGGCCAATGCAAACAAATACTTGGTGGGGATCGTTAGCTGTTGAGCAGTATTCGATGAACCAATATCCTCATCCTTTTAGTGTTCGTCACCGAGAAGAAGGCTTCCATGTTTTTTATGATGCTCCTCACAATATGGTTGTCCATCAAAACAAAGAAGCGGGAACTTGGCATATCAACGGAGCAATAGGCACAGACTTTATTATTGGTCATTCAAGCACAAAGCAGTTTCAACATGCCCTAGTTGATGATTATAATGACTGGTATGTGAGAGGGTTACTTGAAGATGACACAAGGAAAATGCGTGTCACGTATGGAGTAGGTTCGCCGTATCTTTTTGTTGAATATGAAGAGGGGACTGCTGAACTTACGTTTGATATTCAACCGACGATTTGGGAAAATCAGGGACATATTATTGGGTTTTCAACTCATGATAATAAGCATTATGCTGCGTTTGCCCTACCAGGGGAAAATTGGACAGGCCTTGATTCGAAAACACTTTCAACTGAAAGTGATTATGTCTCTATTGCAAAATTGCCAGATAATCGTGTTCAAATGTTACAGCGATTTGAAGAATATGCCTATTCAGTTGTTCGTGATGCTATTGCAGATTGGGAGTATAATGAAACGACAGGAAAAGTGAGCACAACGTATAAAGTCACAACAGAAGCGAAGCGACAAGATGCTCCAGATGGAACGATCTTTGCCCTTTATCCACATCAATACCGTCATTTAACACAAGCTTCAGAACAGCGGTTGTTAGATGATTATCGCATTCGAACGATTCGTGGTAACATGCTTATGTTACCAGGGAAAGAGTTTTCAACAGAATTAATGTACACAGGGGTATTGCCATCCTTACCTGATTTAGGGAACTATGACAGAGAACGACTTAAATCATATCTAGATAATGCGAAATCACATTACCCAACAGGTTCTGATACGTATGAGTTAGGAAAATATTTAGGGAAACTTGCAACGCTTGCACCAATTGCTGACCAAATGGGAGAAGCTGAACTGGCTGAACAGTTCCGAAATGAATTAAAGACGATTTTAGAAGATTGGTTTCAAGCAACAGATAGCCATGGGAAATTGAAGGGAAAAAATTTATTTTATTATAATGAGAATTGGGGGACATTGTTAGGCTATCACGCTGCACATAGCTCAGCAACACGAATTAATGACCACCATTTTCATTATGGCTATTTTGTAAAAGCCGCTGCAGAAATTGCTCGTACTGATGCACAATGGGCAGCAGAGGACAATTGGGGCGGAATGGTAGAGTTATTAATACGAGATTTTGCTGGTGGACGAGACGACGAGATGTTCCCTTATATTCGAATGTTTGATCCATACTCAGGGAATTCGTGGGCTGATGGGTTGGCGACATTCGATTCTGGAAATAATCAGGAGTCTTCATCTGAAGCAATGCATGCATGGACAAATGTTATTTTATGGGCAGAAGCGACAGGAAATAAAGAGCTGCGAGACCGTGCCATTTATTTATACACGACTGAAATGAGTGCGATTAACGAGTATTTTTTTGACGTACATGAAGAGATTTTCCCTGAAGAATACGGTCCGGAAATTGTGACGATAAATTGGGGCGGGAAGATGGACCATGCAACATGGTGGCATTCGGGAATGGTTGAAAAATACGCGATTAATTGGCTACCATTCCATGGCGGATCCCTTTATTTAGGTCATCACCCTGATTATGTCGAGCGAGCTTATGAAGCATTACGAACTGAAAATGGGTCTACAGATTGGAATCTATGGTCAAATATGGTGTGGATGTACCGAGCTTTATCCAATCCCGCTGATGCATTGCAACAAATGGAAGCCTCAATCGATGAGTATGGGCTGTTTAATCCTGGTAATGAAAAGTGGATAGAAAGAGGCAGCACGAAAGCACAAACGTATCATTGGATTCACAACTTATACGAGCTTGGTCAAGTGGACCCAACTGTTACAGCTGATCACCCGATTTATGCCGTGTTTACAAAGAATGGGGAACGAACATATATCGCTTATAATTACTCGGACAAACCGATTACCGTTCATTTTTCTGATGGACATACAATAGAGGTTGAACCAAATCGGTTTAACATTGGAAACGGCGAGAGTGAAGCAGAACCAGGTGAACCTACAGAACCTGTTCCGAGCGAACCTGAAGCACCTCGCAATGGATTTGAGCGAATTCAAGCCCAAACATATGATGAGATGAGTGGAATTCAAACAGAACGAACTGAAGATATTGACGGTGAAGAAAATATCGGCTGGATTTCTTCTGGAGATTGGGTTAAATATGAGAATGTGGATTTTAGAAATGGCGCTTCTTCTGTTCAAGCTCGAGTTGCTACAGATACTGAAGGAGGAATTATTGAATTTAGATTAGGGAGTGTGACAGGTGCGCTCATCGGAACGGTGGAAGTAACAAACACAGGCGGTTGGCAGCAATGGGTTACGGTTAATGCTCCGGTCAATGTAAGCGGCATTCACGATTTGTACCTAGTGTTTGTTGGAGATGGGAACACAGATTTAATGAATGTCAATTGGTTTGAGTTCTCGCAACAAGCTGAGAATAATGATGATGTGATAATTGATGATGATTTTATAGCAGGAATTACGAATAAGTCAGAACAAGAGGCAACGATTTTCTTTCAGCCTGTTACAGAAGCCATTTATGTTGATTTGCATATAAAAATTAATAATGGACCTCAACTAAACTATCGCATGAACGAAAGCCATGGAGAATGGAAGCGAGTTGTAGGAAGTTTATCTAGTGGAGATCAATTGGAATATAGCTTTACTTACGAAAAATCAGGGCCTCAGTATACGACCGATTGGTTTACGTATACGCATTAAGGGCAAAATCGAGCTTAGGGAAAAACTAAGCTCGATTTGTTTGTTAGAAAAATAAATCAACTTTTTTTGATTTAATACTTGCACTTTGGGAAAAACAGGTATAATATAACAAGTAAGAAAAACAAATGAGGTGGTTTACTTGTTAAAATCGATTCCGCTTATTGACCTCTCAAAAGAACAACAAGATTTTTCTTTCTATGAAAAGAAATTTAAAGCATTAGCAGATACAAGACGTCTTCAAATTATGAATGTTCTTAGTTTGCAAGGGCAAGTATGTGTTTGTGATTTGAGTGAAATGTTTGATATGCCTCAATCTAAAATATCATACCATCTAAAGCAGCTATTAGATGCAGAACTAATAAAAAAAGAAACAAAAGGAACTTGGAGTTATTATGAGTTAAATGATACCCAAGTGAACCACTTACTATCTGAAGAATTGTGTTGTTTGTTTCGTCAGAAATAACTTTCTGACGTTCATTTATACATAATAAATCAAATTTTATTGATTTATTAATCAAAAATAATTGATTAAAGGAGCGATTATGAATGAATGTACATGTTGGTCTAAACGTAACAAATGTAGAGGAGTCTATTCGGTTTTACTCAATTTTATTTGGAGAGGAGCCAGTGAAAATAAAAGAAGATTATGCAAAATTTCTAATTAATGATTTACACTTGAATTTCACGTTAAATGCCAAAGACAGTGTTTCTGGTAATCAAGTCGGGCACTTTGGAATTCAAGTAGATACCCCAGAAGAAATTGAACAACAAAAAGACAGAATGAAACAAGCGAAACTAGCTATGTTTTCCGAAGAAAACACCGTTTGTTGTTATGCGAGACAAGATAAGTTTTGGATCACCGATCCTGATGGGAATGAATGGGAATTCTTCTATACATGGGAAGATGTTGAGCAATCAAAAGAAAGCACAACAGGTGACTGTTGTCTATAAAAGGAGAATGAAAATGAGAAACGAACTATTTTATCATGCCCAGCGGCAATATAAACAGAATGAAATCTACCAACAATTTAAAGAAGCAAATTACCGTAGTAGGCCTAAAACGAAAAGGTGGAGTATGTGGTTGTTCTTAAAATCTAAGAAAACAAAAGTCCAACCAATGAATCCATGTTGTCAACTAGCATAACACGAAAAAGAGCAACGATTCTAGCGTTGCTCTTTTTCTATTAACCACCTATAATGAAGTGTTAATGGTGAGATTTTTTGGGGTGACTGACACCCCCAGAAAGGAATGGCGGCATGCTGAGACAAGGAAGTTTTCTTTATCAACTTTGTGAGTGGATCGTGAGGCTAGCCTATTTAAATTTGCTATGGGTATTTTTTTCGTTGCTAGGTCTTGTTATATTTGGAGTTATGCCAGCAACAGTAGCCACGTATACAGTCATACGAAAATGGCTTCGTGGTGAGGTGGATATTCCGATTCTTTCAACCTTTTTTCAAACGGTGAAACAAGAGTTTTTAAAAGCGAATGCATTTGGTTTTGTGTTAGGGACCATAGCTTTTATCATCTATTTCGACTTTGTTTTATTGCAACAAGTGCAAGGTGCAATCCAGAGTTTTATTTTTGCTAGTTTACTAATTCTTGTATTACTCGTAAGTATCATGGGTGTTTTTCTTTTTCCCGTCTATGTTCATTATAAGTTTTCCTTTTTTCGATATTTTCAAAAAGCGGTGTTGTTCGGGTTCATTTCTCCTTTATATACGCTCACTATTTTATTTAGCTTAGTCGCGGTTTATTATGTTTTTGCTTATATACCAGGTATCTTTATCTTTTTTGGAGCGAGTTTGCCGGCGTTTATCATTATGTTTCTTACACATCGAGTGTTTCTTAATGTTGAAAATCGAAAATAACAACTAGAACATGATGAGTAACCCTTTGCCAAATCTATCGGACATAGGTTCCGCTATTCTAGAAAAAAGGGCAAAATATCCCCTCCATTCGGACATTTGTTCCGTTATTTTACTCTTGAATTAACTATAGACGCTGGAAATAAGGAAATAGCGGAACAGGTGTCCGAAACAATTGGAAAAACGGCATAAATACGGAGAATAGTGGAACATATGTCCGAAACGAACAAAAAAAGCTTTACTATTTCTATTCTTCAAGGAGTTGGTTAAGTGCAGTTTCAATTATTAGGAGAAGAAACGAAAGTCGAAATCAATGTCTTTTCTCGTGAATACCCAAATAGTTCTGATTATTGGGATGGAAACTGGCTAATTGCGAATGTCAAAATTGATATTCCAGGGTATTCAGTTGATTTCGATGGGAGTGTAAGAACAGACGAAATTCAAGACTTTTATTCTGGCTTAAAGGCGATGGAACAGAATTTGTTGGGAAAAGCAACGTTGAAAACTATAGAAGATTTCATTCACTTTGAATGTGAAATAAATAAGTTAGGGCATATTCATTGGTCTGGAGAGACTTGTTACCCAATCGGAAGCCGTGCTATTCTTCAATTTGAATTTGTCTCAGACCAAACGTATTTGCAACGATTACTTCAAGAATTAAAGCAGATGTTAGATGAATATCCGGTAGTAGGTCATCCGTAAAAAAGCTTAAAGGGAAATTCCTTTAAGCTTTTTTTACTACTATATAGTAAAACGTTTCCTCTTAACATTCTATTAATAATAACCTGCACAGTGTTTTACAATAGGCTAACAATTTCTCTATATTTAAGTGGTAACATTAAGGGTGGAGAAAAAGGAGAGTTCAAACTGAACAGGAGGAAGATTATGACTATTGTTGATTTGCATTGTCATACAAGTATTTCAGATAACTCAATGGCCACACATGAAGTCATTCATTTGGCAAAACAAAAAGGAATTACACATTTAGCAATAACCGATCATGATACAACAAAGGGATTAGAAGAAGCGTCTATCATTGGTAAAGAAGTAGGAATAGAGATTATTCCAGGCATTGAAATTTCAGCTTTTGACTTTAAACGGAACGTAAGGGCACATATATTAGGGTATTATATTCAGCCGAACCAAGCTGCGATTGAAGGACTATGTCATCCATTTATTGAAGCAAGACATGAAAACTCAAAGCAAATGGTCCAAAAAATAATC
It contains:
- a CDS encoding phospho-sugar mutase translates to MDWRKEYDKWKSNYALDQELKAALQKLEGNEVALEDCFYKNLEFGTGGMRGEIGPGPNRMNTYTIRKAAEGLARYIEGFGEEAKKKGVVIAYDSRHKSPEFALEAALTLGNHGIQTYIFQELRPTPELSFAVRHLQAYAGIVITASHNPPEYNGFKVYGPDGCQLPPGPADALVEKVNEVEDELAIEVGNENELKASQLLKVIGEEVDFAYNTELQTIIVNPELVQENGKDVSIVFTPLHGTANIPVKRIFETTGFTNVEIVKEQELPDPNFSTVSSPNPEEHAAFALAIQLGKRTQADVLIATDPDADRVGVATKNHDGEYQVLTGNQTGALMLDYILSQKKEQGVLPSNGVVLKTIVTSDIGRSIAQHYGIECVDTLTGFKFIGEKINEYKVENSKTFLFGYEESYGYLIGDFVRDKDAVQACLMAAEITAYYKQRGMTLYDGLLEVFEKYGFYQEGLQSLTLKGKAGVEKIQSILAHFRSNPITSIAGQKVTFAEDFLSSERLYLDTNQKEIIDLPVSNVLKYTLVDGTWVCMRPSGTEPKIKFYFSVKRDTLIESQSWLETVKQELMKQVNELL
- a CDS encoding glycosyl hydrolase, whose amino-acid sequence is MKRNFVGVLMCLFFGFIAITMGSGAVANTNEVSVGNGSYSSVFPTIDYGGISDPGFQAQQGEPPETIYRSEHVTGPMQTNTWWGSLAVEQYSMNQYPHPFSVRHREEGFHVFYDAPHNMVVHQNKEAGTWHINGAIGTDFIIGHSSTKQFQHALVDDYNDWYVRGLLEDDTRKMRVTYGVGSPYLFVEYEEGTAELTFDIQPTIWENQGHIIGFSTHDNKHYAAFALPGENWTGLDSKTLSTESDYVSIAKLPDNRVQMLQRFEEYAYSVVRDAIADWEYNETTGKVSTTYKVTTEAKRQDAPDGTIFALYPHQYRHLTQASEQRLLDDYRIRTIRGNMLMLPGKEFSTELMYTGVLPSLPDLGNYDRERLKSYLDNAKSHYPTGSDTYELGKYLGKLATLAPIADQMGEAELAEQFRNELKTILEDWFQATDSHGKLKGKNLFYYNENWGTLLGYHAAHSSATRINDHHFHYGYFVKAAAEIARTDAQWAAEDNWGGMVELLIRDFAGGRDDEMFPYIRMFDPYSGNSWADGLATFDSGNNQESSSEAMHAWTNVILWAEATGNKELRDRAIYLYTTEMSAINEYFFDVHEEIFPEEYGPEIVTINWGGKMDHATWWHSGMVEKYAINWLPFHGGSLYLGHHPDYVERAYEALRTENGSTDWNLWSNMVWMYRALSNPADALQQMEASIDEYGLFNPGNEKWIERGSTKAQTYHWIHNLYELGQVDPTVTADHPIYAVFTKNGERTYIAYNYSDKPITVHFSDGHTIEVEPNRFNIGNGESEAEPGEPTEPVPSEPEAPRNGFERIQAQTYDEMSGIQTERTEDIDGEENIGWISSGDWVKYENVDFRNGASSVQARVATDTEGGIIEFRLGSVTGALIGTVEVTNTGGWQQWVTVNAPVNVSGIHDLYLVFVGDGNTDLMNVNWFEFSQQAENNDDVIIDDDFIAGITNKSEQEATIFFQPVTEAIYVDLHIKINNGPQLNYRMNESHGEWKRVVGSLSSGDQLEYSFTYEKSGPQYTTDWFTYTH
- a CDS encoding metalloregulator ArsR/SmtB family transcription factor, which gives rise to MLKSIPLIDLSKEQQDFSFYEKKFKALADTRRLQIMNVLSLQGQVCVCDLSEMFDMPQSKISYHLKQLLDAELIKKETKGTWSYYELNDTQVNHLLSEELCCLFRQK
- a CDS encoding ArsI/CadI family heavy metal resistance metalloenzyme — protein: MNVHVGLNVTNVEESIRFYSILFGEEPVKIKEDYAKFLINDLHLNFTLNAKDSVSGNQVGHFGIQVDTPEEIEQQKDRMKQAKLAMFSEENTVCCYARQDKFWITDPDGNEWEFFYTWEDVEQSKESTTGDCCL
- a CDS encoding YesL family protein — its product is MLRQGSFLYQLCEWIVRLAYLNLLWVFFSLLGLVIFGVMPATVATYTVIRKWLRGEVDIPILSTFFQTVKQEFLKANAFGFVLGTIAFIIYFDFVLLQQVQGAIQSFIFASLLILVLLVSIMGVFLFPVYVHYKFSFFRYFQKAVLFGFISPLYTLTILFSLVAVYYVFAYIPGIFIFFGASLPAFIIMFLTHRVFLNVENRK